The region GGCTGGAGCCCTCTAATGGCCACGGCAGCTTAGAGCTCACCGCAGCAGCGTCTCAGTGCAACACACGCAAGCGATAAGTTATCGATATTCcaaacccgcctggacgcggccctgtgcccctgctctgggggtgcctgccccagcagggggtgggacggggtgagctcccgagggcccttccagcccccgccagtctgggattctgtgataaatCCAGACTGCAACATTATGGCTGTATTCGCTTCACGCTCCGTCCAGCCCCTCAAGTGAGCGGGTCCATAAAATTTAAGAGTGGAGCTGTTTCTCAGAGCCTCACGTTTAACCCTGTTTAAAACAGAGTTTAACGCCTCAGTTTCTTCCTAACCCTTCCCATCTGTCTGTCAGCCAGCGTTTCAGGGCTGCTTTGATACGCATGCTTCAGCCACCGGCTGTCTGACACCGCTGCTGTGCGTTCGCACTCAGTGGGCTGCCAGAACTCTTGGGAATGTCTTTGTTGCATTACTGTACACCCACAATCATCACATGTGCAAAACAACATCACTTTCCATTactttctagaagaaaaaaagtctaaaaatagTTCAAGCCTAGTCTGCGTCAGAGGACGAAGTGTTTGCGGATGTGAGTTGTACCAAAGTAGCTGTGTAAGGCCTGGCTTGCTTCACGCCGCCTTGCCATGTTTACTTTTTCAGTTCAAGAACTTCTTAGATTCTGTGTAAGACAAACCATTCTAACGTAACTCCAGTAACGAACCTAAGGCCATTCCTGGTGTGAGAGTGAAAACCCTTAGCCATTGAGGTCATTTGGGAACAGACAGGTCACCAagtttatagaaatattttaaaaatacttgaaaataaaaagtagctttttctcttttgtctaCAACCATATCTATGGCATTAGAAACATGAAAGATGAGTAAAGATAAATACAATTCCGATACTTCTTGTACTAGCTATTATGTACAAAATAGACTACAAACCTGTTACATGTAAATCGTAACAAACCCAGGTTCAGCCTGAGTTGTAACTTGCATGTCCAAACTCTTCTTCCTGTTTAGCATCAGCCattactgaagagaaaaaaaaatatcaaactgTCTGAGTAAGCAAAAGCTCCACAAAATATGAGTGTGCAGCTTTTCTTCCAGCGAATTCAACGCTTGGTTTATTCCGTCTCTCCACACGCAGAGCTCCGTAAGAAGGCTCAATGCGATTCTCATTAGTTCTGTGCCTCCACGAGTTGATTTCAGTCATACAAAAAGTATccagagcttttatttttcctcccaaagagagaaagcaggATTAATTACAATCTATAGACAAAATAACAGCTCGTTGGTATTCCAAATGCAGCATCGCTTTGCTGAGGCGTCCCAGATCCACGTAACTAAGATTCCAGCTCTCTTCTCTCACAGGGAGGACAAGTCTTCCCAGTTATCTGTTCTGCATGTGGATATCCACGGGTATGAAAGTCACTGTAGGGTGCTGGGACATGCTCTTGCTGTTCTGCCCTAAAGCTGGTGGCGTTGTTGTGCTTTTGGGTTCCAGCTCCCGCTTCACTCTCATGCGTCTGTAAAGGTAAAAATGAAAGAGTCACCCAAGCTGGCACGTGTTGTGGGCTCTCCCACGGTAGGTACTGGGAGGGCGCCCGCGGAAGCAGGTTAcatccagcagctgctgaaaggtCAATACAAGGCAGGATTTCATCCCAAAGATACTAAATGGCAAGTCAGTGCTTCTAGAGCGTGAAAGTCCAACCCAATGCCCCGAAAAGCGAGAGCTCAAGCTCCTCTCTGGCAGCCCTGATGCACACAGCAGACCTTTCCTATGTCAACAGGAATCCCTAAAAAGAGCTTCCATTAAGCATCCTCCATCAAGAACCTCCTGCTTCCTCGCGATTCCATCACAGGACGCTGAGGGTGAGATTCAGGACACTTCAATCAAGCACGTCATAGTTTAGATTCTCCCCGAAATTTTCAGCAATACTGAAATGGTGCGTTAGGTGAGAGCACACCTCACACTGATTTTTTGTTCACCTTGTCTCACCTTAGTAAAGTATAGAACTTGGCCACATACCTGTTATATGCTTTCAATATGAGCAGAACCAcggtaaaaataataatcactCCTACTACGATGGCAGCAACTATTGCTCCAGAACCTAGCAgggaagcagaaagggaaaaaaaacgtCGTATTTAAAAAGTCGCCGTTGTACTGTTTGAAGTTTGCAAAATTCAAGGTCCacttaaaaaagaggaaaagccaCACCCCACTACGTTTCTTACTTTGATAGAGGCTTTGTTCCTGAGACGTTGTGGTCACATTTACTGAGAACTGAGTATTATTGATCAGTGGTGCGACTGTCGTCATCTTCGTTTggctacagaagaaaaaaaagagtcagtTCATAAAATATTAACCAAAATTTGATGGCGCAATTCACGGACAATTAGGCAACAACCCATTAAAGAGTCAGGGCTCACTAAGTGCAGGCTCACTCAACTGGGGCTCTTAATATTTTCTTGGTGGTGAAAATCTGAccctgctgaagtcaatggaaatttTGCTACGAGCTAGTCTTGAGCAATTCGCCTTTCAATAGACGCTGCTCGGTATCAATAGGATAAAATAAGACAGGAACACAATAATGCATTTTTACCTATATATACTTGTCCAGAACTTGTATAAcagcaataatatttttaaatgctttagaTTTCAGGTTATCATTTCAGGTTGAGATTCAGATCACTGAGCAAGTAAGCGCGGAGAGTAATATGTCCTTAAGGACGGGAAAAACGTCGGCACAGAAAGGTTTAAAAACTTCACAGAATGGAATTTAAAGTAGCTTCATTCATCTAccatggagaagaaaaaccatTTAACCCCCGAACTGAAAGCTCCAAAAGTTACATGGCAAACAACACTATCCcatgacagaaggaaaatattgcaGGGTGACTGTGACAGAAGGCTGACGGGAGTTCAGAGCAGCACCTCACTCACGCCAGTGTCATTTCAGGTCTATTATGGCAAGAGGACAACCCTGCCCGTGGATAGCTGAAAATACGCCTGCTCCTGCATTTTGGTAGGATAAAACTGTAGATCTAGAAAGAGCAGTCTGTAtgtttactgatttttttaaagtgttttccaaatgttttctaaatgtgACTAGTAACCTTAGCCATTAAAAGACTCCTTCAGTCTGAGAAGGGTGTGAATACCACTTCAAACAGACCTCTGAAACCATTTCAGCTCCCGGCTTCAGAGAGCTGGTACCCTCAAATATccattgaaaattaaattattctccAACACCTGATGCTGGAATTGAGTTTACCGGTTCAGATGCTGCCCAGCACATTCACCAGCCGGGACTCCGCTCTACTCTGTTATACTCCATTGAGGTGCTGTGGAGCTGTGGCGTGCTCTTAGCAGCTTTGATTTTACACAGCACAAGATACAGAATAGCCAGAAAATTACTGAGTGGATAGAAATCAGCCAGTAATAAAGAGACGTGCCAATGGGAAAGGcagcctcccttcccccttgtcGAGGCTTTCCTAAAGGTTTCTGCAAAGTAACGTCCATCAAATAAAAGGCGTGTAGTGGCAGGGTACAGTTTTGGGAGGCAAGAGGATGCAGCTGTGATTGCTCCTGACAGGCAGGTGTTGTTTCGGGGCGGGGAGGCCGGTAGCTGAGTCAGCACATGATGTGTACTTGGGAGGCTCCACTAATGGATTCATGAGGAATGAGAGAGATCTGTAACCAGCAGGAAGGGAAACAGTCAATGTCTGCCTGGGTATGAAGGATCAGAATTGCGAGGTCGATTCATCAAATACTTTGATCCTCTTAAGTGAagaaggttggggtttttttctttagaaagccAAAAATAACTCTGTCTTGAATCTGTAACTGGGTCATTCTCCTCTGACTGAATGATTCCTTTGTGTAGCCAAGGCCAAGTTAATTCAGCAACATGATCATCAACTGTAGTCATAGATCTTTCCACGCtgaaagaagtattttgtgTTTAGGGCTTGCCCAGCCTTATTGTATTGGCAAAATGGCACAGCGGGAAGCCTTACTGCACAGCGAAAGGATTTACACGCGCTTTGGAGGAACCTGTGAGAGGCACCGAAGCTCGGGTAAGAGCGCTGTCCCCATCAGCTTCCCCACCCACCCATGTGAAACCATGCTGATGAAGGTCGTATCATTGAcaagcagaggctgaagagatTCTCCTCTCCCTCACACTGCAGGCTGGGGAAAGCTGAGCAAGTAGTTTGACCATGGACATAATTCCGGAAAAGCCACGTCCAACTTTTCCCTCGTTGCTCCTGACTAGGAGAGCACAAATTCCAGATTTACAGAAGTGGTTTTTTTGCCTCCTCTGgctactaaaataaaaatcccaaataaaGAAGGCGGAATATTCCGATATTAAGCCATGTGCTATTCATACTAACTTCCATCTGGTTCAAACCACCTTGGTAATGGTGAGCTATTTGTGCATGAGTCACCTATAACCAAAGAATTTTTATTGTTGTCAGTGAAACCACCTGTTTACAGAAAGGATTAGTTTATCCAACAGGGTGTAACAATCTAAGATGCAGTTTGAAAAATGcatcaaatctttttttccttctgcattgtGTAGCACGTAAAGAGGTCCAAGGTCTGTGTCTCAGGCCAGGGCGGGAGGGACCAGTCCTTAGTTCTGCTGTTTTACCTACAGCAAGTCTCCGCTCCATTCCTCACCCATGAATCAGCAGGGTTACGCCTGACCAAGCCTGTGCTGCAAGACTCAAGGACCCAGCAAAGTCCAGTGAAATCCATGGGAACTTACCAGTTTCGGGGTATTGCAGGCTGGATCCTACTCcttttagaaaaacatttggaaaattaaGAGTGCTCAATACGAGCTATATAGCAGGGGAGAAGAAATGGACTTTGATACAGGACATTCTTTCTTTATGACGCACGGCATGCGCTTCCCCCTGTGCACACACACCTGCCTGGGTTTTGAGAGGCGCTAATTCACCCGTAGTTCTCAAGATTGGGGGTGGGGGCACACACTGCTGGTTATTTTTGCATCCCCATATTATGGAGCTGGAGACGTTTCCATGAAGTTAAGCTTTGGGCACGTTTCCATTTAAAACACCTTTGCAGATACAGCGTGTAGGTTGTTTTGGCAAGCGGTAGCAATGCCCCCATTTATCCAGCCTTCCTGCCTCCCCCTACCCTGCCGAATTTCAAGCTGAATGGCTGTTCTCATTTACGGCGAGATGGGGATCAGAGCTCATCTGTCAAGCggctcctgcagcacctggcaattacaggAGAGGGGTGTTACAGGGAACAGAGGGgtttgttagggtttttttgcgGGAGAGCCAACTGCCTGCCAGGGAAGGCAGGTGCTGGTTAGGAAGGACACACAAATTCAGTGCTTTGCTGCCCAGAAAAAGGTGGTCTTTGCATCAAGCTGTGTTGCAGGCTTTCAACCAGACACAGGTCCGCTATTGCTTCTCCAGCAGTAACATATACTAGTTTTGATCCAGAAGCTCAATTAGAGAATTCATCCCTTCAGCTGCACTGCTGTACAGACAGTGTTTTCATCTTATATTGTAGCCAAACACAGGCTGAACAACAGGTGATTTTTCGCTCCTTACTTACCCAGGTCTAGGGAAGGGCActggctgccagctctgctgctctggggctTGATTCCCTTCCCAGAAACGTCAACAGGGCAGGGTCTTAAATCACAAAACCCACTAAGGAATGGGacaacaaaacccagcactgGTTCACttgatttctggttttctttctcagtatACTGTCCATGACAGCTGCTAGGAAAGGGACTATTCTCTAGAATATTTAGAAACAGACTGGAATTTGGGCTATTCTCTTCCCTCGGGACCTCTCGCAGGTGTAAATGAGCGGTGCCAAGTGAGAAACATTTTACTCGATCAAAAGGCTACTGAGAGCTGAACTTAAGTGAACACTAccaggctgctggagctgcGTGAGGGGAAGCAAATTATCAGAGGTATAAAGCATTAattccaattttaaaaatgccaagaTGTCATCGAAGAAGCCCAAGAGGCAGTCAGATCCTATTAACTAAGGAGGGAAGGACTTCCTACCATGAGAGGTAGATGTCCTGACAGTCGATTGACTCTCAGATTCATTCTCTCCTGCAAGAATCCCACACTACAGACCCATCACCACCCTTTATCCTGTGAAAGAAGAGGCTGCGGAGCCAGCACCCATCCACATCCACCCTCCCACCGCTCCAAAGGAGCTTTGTGCTAAGGCACGTCTGATTGAGGCTCAGCACAAACCATTCGGGCTCAGTAAGTCTGgagtttttctcccttcttaaaAGAAACGGGGCTCAAGAGCAAGGACGCAGCTTGGGCGCAATCCCCAGAGGAAGGGGATGGGTGtttcagctctgctcctgcctccgCCCAAGCAGCCTGACCTTCCCTGTCTTTGCAGCGAGGTTTACCTCGTCTAATCACAGCGAACGCGGAGTGGTTTGAGCCTGCGCGATTCATTGTTCCCATTGCCAGCAGCGGGGGAATCGGCTGAGCATTCATGGCACGGTCCGGCAAGGAAGCAGGCTTATATCTGAGGGTCACAAACGCAGCTTCAGCTCCCCGTAAACTGGCAAAGCAGCCCACCATCGATCCGACCAGCCTCGCAGCAGTGCACCACGTGCTCCCGCACTCACCTTCCAGCACCATCGTGAGCCATGAGAGCCAGGAACATCACTGGAGCTTTGAGGCAAACTGTAATTTCagaaagtaataataaaaacagtgtGTTTCAGTGAGACCTCAATATGCCTGAATTTACCTTGCGAGGCTCtaaagagggaggaagaaggaaaaaaaagccccgaGTTCAAACTGTCTCGCAGGAGCTAAGGCATAAATGTGGCCTCAGGCAAACAACCACGCTCTGTATGGCGCCTGTGTATTAGTACGTGTCCTGATCTCAGACCAGCACCTTTATATAAGCATTTGTCTCAGGTTCTGACATGAGGTCTCCAGGTTTAGCCGTTGTTAAAACACATAGtaaaagcatttcatttcctTGCCAAGACAAAGTTACACAAACTGCAGGCAACTCTACTGTGCCGCAGCGGCAccgaggaaaaaaaaaaaaccaacagtaatTCTACCCGTGTGGCTTATATCTTGAGAGGGACTAAAAACCCTCAGCTCATGCAGCTGACAAGGACTGAGGAAATGAAGACAGGTCCCCAGGAAGGAATGTCCTCGTTTCAAAAGCCGTGTCTGGAAATATGAACCAGATAGACTTTGTCATTGACTTGCCCAGGAGCAATGTCTAAACCAGACTGTGAACTGCAGATTTCCCAATTCTaattttttg is a window of Phalacrocorax aristotelis chromosome 20, bGulAri2.1, whole genome shotgun sequence DNA encoding:
- the NCMAP gene encoding noncompact myelin-associated protein isoform X2 → MLAEPMWALGSHEALHLLPRSLLFVHECGWDFLCPLLCQTKMTTVAPLINNTQFSVNVTTTSQEQSLYQSSGAIVAAIVVGVIIIFTVVLLILKAYNRRMRVKRELEPKSTTTPPALGQNSKSMSQHPTVTFIPVDIHMQNR
- the NCMAP gene encoding noncompact myelin-associated protein isoform X3: MEPLGVRNRNPAAPGTGCAGLFQGGLDSGSSGGISQTKMTTVAPLINNTQFSVNVTTTSQEQSLYQSSGAIVAAIVVGVIIIFTVVLLILKAYNRRMRVKRELEPKSTTTPPALGQNSKSMSQHPTVTFIPVDIHMQNR
- the NCMAP gene encoding noncompact myelin-associated protein isoform X7, which codes for MFLALMAHDGAGSQTKMTTVAPLINNTQFSVNVTTTSQEQSLYQSSGAIVAAIVVGVIIIFTVVLLILKAYNRRMRVKRELEPKSTTTPPALGQNSKSMSQHPTVTFIPVDIHMQNR
- the NCMAP gene encoding noncompact myelin-associated protein isoform X1, translating into MTTVAPLINNTQFSVNVTTTSQEQSLYQSSGAIVAAIVVGVIIIFTVVLLILKAYNRRMRVKRELEPKSTTTPPALGQNSKSMSQHPTVTFIPVDIHMQNR
- the NCMAP gene encoding noncompact myelin-associated protein isoform X4 — protein: MSLVCLKAPVMFLALMAHDGAGSQTKMTTVAPLINNTQFSVNVTTTSQEQSLYQSSGAIVAAIVVGVIIIFTVVLLILKAYNRRMRVKRELEPKSTTTPPALGQNSKSMSQHPTVTFIPVDIHMQNR
- the NCMAP gene encoding noncompact myelin-associated protein isoform X5, giving the protein MNVCLKAPVMFLALMAHDGAGSQTKMTTVAPLINNTQFSVNVTTTSQEQSLYQSSGAIVAAIVVGVIIIFTVVLLILKAYNRRMRVKRELEPKSTTTPPALGQNSKSMSQHPTVTFIPVDIHMQNR
- the NCMAP gene encoding noncompact myelin-associated protein isoform X6, with amino-acid sequence MKHFSHWKKLRAASQTKMTTVAPLINNTQFSVNVTTTSQEQSLYQSSGAIVAAIVVGVIIIFTVVLLILKAYNRRMRVKRELEPKSTTTPPALGQNSKSMSQHPTVTFIPVDIHMQNR